The nucleotide sequence tatctgcgttcacagaccttattgcgacagttattctgttctttagttctccgatgtcatgagttagagggggaacaaacactttttccttcacatatccccacaagaaaaagtcgcatggggtcaagtctggtgatcttggaggccaagaatgaagggcattgtctcgaggtcccgtgcgccctttccagcggtggggcagagtgttgttgagaagctgccgaacattgttgtgccagtgaggcggagctccatcctgttggaaaatgaagtcaccagagtctgcctgaagttgtgggaaaagccaattctgcagcatttgaagatagctcattccattcacagTGTCTCCCTAAAAAAAAGGGACCGTACACTTTTTTACGAGAGACTGCACAAAAAACCTTCACTTTCGGCGAGTCTCGTTCATGCTGAATAATGTGAGGTTGTTCGAGTCCCCATATGCGCACGTTACGTCGGTTTACTTTACCACTAGTATGAAATGttgcttcatcactgaaaattaatcgtgataaaaatgtatccacttcCATGTCCTCAAGTAGAGCATTACTAAATTCAACACGTTTCCTTTTATCACCAACCCGGAGAGCGTGTACTAATTTTAGTCTGTATGGTTTGTACAGCAAACGACGTCTTAACACTCGCCAGACAGGCATGTGAGGCATACCCAGTTGTCTGCTTGCACGGCGAGTAGACGTTCGTGGACTGAGCTCATATGTTTGCCGAACTGTTTCCACCATTTCGTCAGAAGTGCGAGGTCGGCCTGAAGTTTTACCTTTGCACAAGCACCCTTTCTCTTCAAATTGGCGATACCATCGACGAATGTTTTTAGGTGAAGGCGGATCAATGCCGAAACGTCGACGAAAAGCACGCTGGACCGAAACAACTGACTCATCCTTGGCAAACTGCAACACACAAAACGCCTTTTGTTGAGCAGACGCCATTTTACTTCAGACTGACTGGAAACGAAGAAGACGCACTGACCGACATCTAGCGgcaattttatgaaactttaggcCACGCCCATTCCAAATACACAGCTTTCCTTGCCCGCACGCCTTATGTTTCGTAATTATTACCGTACAAAATCAGgtcattctttttgatacacccggtATTTTACacgatgtttatttttatgtttcgatgaaaactcatatatctatagtaaaaaaattcacaaacacaTTACACTCCTTTCCTATTGGAaaggaaagtaaaataattagtaaagaGAATGGTTTTAATAGTGTACTGTAGTTTACATAACGATCCATAGCCTAAAGCTTGAAGCCTAGTAAAAGTGAACATAAACACGATAGTTGCTGACAAgctagaataaaaatattataattacattaaaatgccgctatttttaacgaaattatctttttatattaatttaaattattataatggcAGACGGAGCTAATATTACACAaccttatatataatattatttggaagTAGAATATAAATGTCTTTTACGAGTCATATTAACGGATTTCTATTATATGGTGCCATATTTATCAGGattgcattataaaattattctaacttataaaaatacgctgagtaaaatatttcactgttattgtattataaattaccgTTACCCAAGGAGGTAAACCAATCTAGAGAAGGACGGGAGGTCGGCAGAGTTGAGTGGCTCTTAGCTTCTATCCGTACAAGTGGTTGGAGCAATGTAAGAGTCACTTAGACGCCTCTACATTGATCTTGGTGCACTATCATTTACTTAAGGAGACCCACAAATTGCCTTGACTTTGTTGTGACACCTGTAGTCTTAGTCATAATCAGTCGGAATAGtagaatttaaacataatataatctCTGTCTGAAAGAGATATAAAATTGATACCTCACTGGAACTTTGTGAATGAGTGTCTGGGACTTGGTGTTGGTATTAATCATGAGTGAATTGTAATTCATTAAccatgttttattactatttgttgCACTCAAATGGAATAGTACAGCAATAATAATGTGGCAAAAGTATTGACCCTGAAATATCAGGGTTTGTTCttcataagaattatttttttctgatgtTTTTCGTTTACTTCATGCATTCTTATTAAGTAGTaagagaataatttatttatttaaaagtatcttATTATGAACatgaaacaattttgtaaaatgtccatgtTTA is from Homalodisca vitripennis isolate AUS2020 unplaced genomic scaffold, UT_GWSS_2.1 ScUCBcl_7171;HRSCAF=14735, whole genome shotgun sequence and encodes:
- the LOC124374087 gene encoding uncharacterized protein LOC124374087 encodes the protein MASAQQKAFCVLQFAKDESVVSVQRAFRRRFGIDPPSPKNIRRWYRQFEEKGCLCKGKTSGRPRTSDEMVETVRQTYELSPRTSTRRASRQLGMPHMPVWRVLRRRLLYKPYRLKLVHALRVGDKRKRVEFSNALLEDMEVDTFLSRLIFSDEATFHTSGKVNRRNVRIWGLEQPHIIQHERDSPK